A genomic stretch from Natronomonas gomsonensis includes:
- a CDS encoding 50S ribosomal protein L39e yields the protein MSKKSKAKKKRLAKLENQNSRVPAWVIMKTDRDTLRNHKRRNWRRSDTDE from the coding sequence ATGAGCAAGAAGTCGAAGGCCAAAAAGAAGCGGCTGGCCAAACTGGAGAACCAGAACAGCCGCGTCCCCGCGTGGGTCATCATGAAGACCGACCGCGACACGCTGCGCAACCACAAGCGCCGCAACTGGCGTCGGAGTGACACGGACGAATGA
- a CDS encoding 50S ribosomal protein L31e yields MSAEFDERVMTVPLRDILAESKGQRADKAMSLVRSHLAQHFNVEEDAVRLDPSINEEIWSRGRSKPPKKVRVRAARFEEEGEAVVEAETA; encoded by the coding sequence ATGAGCGCCGAATTCGACGAGCGCGTCATGACGGTCCCGCTCCGAGACATCCTCGCGGAGTCGAAGGGCCAGCGCGCCGATAAGGCGATGAGCCTCGTTCGCTCGCATCTCGCACAGCACTTCAACGTTGAGGAAGACGCCGTCCGTCTGGACCCCTCCATCAACGAGGAAATCTGGTCGCGCGGCCGCTCGAAACCGCCGAAGAAAGTCCGCGTCCGGGCCGCCCGCTTCGAGGAGGAGGGCGAGGCCGTCGTGGAAGCCGAAACCGCATAA
- a CDS encoding translation initiation factor IF-6, with the protein MLRAALSGSSYVGVFARATDDCLLVRPDIEESLREDFEDELDVSAVPTTIAGSSTVGALAVGNENGLLVSQRATDRECDRIEEATDLPVVELPGRINAAGNVVLANDTGAYVHPDLPRKAIRAVEDALDVPVERGMLADVRTVGTAAVVTNDGVLCHPKTTDEELDALEDVFGVYADIGTVNYGGPLVGSGLVANSAGYIVGEDTTGPELGRIDDALGFID; encoded by the coding sequence GTGCTCCGCGCGGCCCTCTCCGGCTCCTCCTATGTCGGCGTCTTCGCGCGGGCCACGGACGACTGTCTGCTCGTTCGTCCAGACATCGAGGAGTCCCTACGCGAGGACTTCGAGGACGAACTCGACGTTTCCGCCGTCCCGACGACCATCGCCGGCTCCTCGACGGTCGGTGCCCTCGCTGTCGGCAACGAGAACGGCCTGCTCGTCAGCCAGCGGGCCACCGACCGCGAGTGCGACCGCATCGAGGAGGCGACGGACCTCCCGGTCGTCGAACTCCCGGGCCGCATCAACGCCGCCGGCAACGTCGTGTTGGCGAACGACACGGGTGCGTACGTCCACCCCGACCTCCCGAGGAAGGCGATTCGGGCCGTCGAGGACGCCCTCGACGTGCCGGTCGAACGCGGGATGCTCGCGGACGTCCGAACGGTCGGCACCGCCGCCGTCGTCACCAACGATGGCGTACTGTGTCACCCGAAGACGACCGACGAGGAACTCGACGCCTTAGAGGACGTCTTCGGCGTCTACGCCGACATCGGGACGGTCAACTACGGCGGACCGCTGGTCGGTTCGGGCCTCGTCGCCAACTCCGCCGGCTACATCGTCGGCGAGGACACGACCGGACCGGAGTTGGGCCGCATCGACGACGCCCTCGGCTTCATCGACTGA
- a CDS encoding DUF4013 domain-containing protein: MPYCQQCDKTVDDGRYCPDCGSELVQPSTDRDQWGTERETGSGADASGWGEPAETPEGHSGPQTARPTEADDGEDYFEKGPLGFALTYPVADGWEQMLISAGLLFLAGLVIFPFVFVYGYAYRLGRAAIRGDHRPPEYGDWGGLFVDGLLISVVGIPVFIAMLIAIAVPVGLSTALDAPSVMLLAIPLYLATLYVGGGVLPTFMATGSVTRTYSGLRFLEFVKTTNYLKALLFGFLATFGITLAMMLVFLVLLITVVGILLAFPLLILVQPFAVFIPFLLFAYFYRESMLEGVVPELENESTLGSEF, translated from the coding sequence ATGCCATACTGCCAACAGTGCGACAAGACCGTCGACGATGGGCGGTACTGTCCCGATTGTGGGTCCGAACTCGTCCAACCGTCGACGGACCGCGACCAGTGGGGAACGGAGCGAGAGACCGGCAGCGGCGCCGACGCCTCGGGGTGGGGCGAACCCGCCGAAACGCCAGAGGGTCATTCGGGGCCGCAAACGGCACGGCCCACAGAAGCCGACGACGGGGAAGACTACTTCGAGAAGGGCCCGCTGGGGTTCGCACTCACCTACCCCGTCGCCGACGGCTGGGAGCAGATGCTCATAAGCGCCGGACTGCTGTTTCTGGCAGGATTGGTCATCTTTCCGTTCGTGTTCGTCTACGGCTACGCCTACCGACTCGGGCGGGCGGCCATCCGTGGCGACCATCGGCCACCTGAGTACGGCGACTGGGGCGGACTGTTCGTCGACGGCTTACTGATTTCGGTCGTCGGGATACCGGTGTTCATCGCGATGCTCATCGCAATCGCGGTTCCGGTCGGTCTGTCGACCGCCCTCGATGCGCCGTCGGTGATGCTGCTGGCGATACCGCTGTATCTGGCGACGCTGTACGTCGGCGGCGGCGTCCTGCCGACGTTCATGGCGACCGGAAGCGTCACCCGAACCTACAGCGGCCTCCGGTTTCTGGAGTTCGTCAAGACGACGAACTACCTGAAGGCACTCCTCTTCGGCTTCCTCGCGACGTTCGGAATCACCCTCGCGATGATGTTGGTGTTCCTCGTCCTGCTCATCACCGTCGTCGGGATTCTGCTGGCGTTCCCGCTTCTCATCCTCGTCCAGCCGTTCGCCGTCTTCATCCCGTTTTTGTTGTTCGCGTACTTCTACCGGGAGTCGATGCTGGAGGGCGTCGTGCCGGAACTGGAAAACGAGTCGACGCTCGGGTCGGAGTTCTGA
- the rpl18a gene encoding 50S ribosomal protein L18Ae, which produces MSEFTVTGTFPARFGEQAFEKTLDAPNENVAVEHVYTQFGSQHGLKRTQISIDEVSA; this is translated from the coding sequence ATGAGTGAGTTTACTGTCACGGGAACGTTCCCTGCTCGATTCGGCGAGCAGGCCTTCGAGAAGACGCTTGATGCGCCGAACGAAAACGTCGCGGTCGAGCACGTGTACACCCAGTTCGGCTCCCAACACGGCCTGAAGCGCACGCAGATTTCCATCGACGAGGTGTCGGCATGA
- the pfdA gene encoding prefoldin subunit alpha — MSLGGGGGGGAMQQLQQQLQALEEEKEAIEAEIQGVRDEQSEIDEAIEAIETLDSDSTVQVPLGGGAYVRAEIADIDEIVVSLGGGYAAERDSEGAVESLKRKKDTLDERIEELEAEIEEVESESEDLEERAQQMQQQQMQQMQQQMSQQDDE; from the coding sequence ATGAGCCTCGGTGGTGGCGGTGGCGGCGGTGCGATGCAGCAGCTCCAACAGCAGCTACAGGCGCTCGAAGAGGAGAAAGAGGCCATCGAGGCCGAAATTCAGGGCGTCCGCGACGAGCAGTCCGAAATCGACGAGGCCATCGAGGCCATCGAGACGCTCGACAGCGACTCGACGGTGCAGGTCCCGCTCGGCGGCGGCGCCTACGTCCGTGCCGAAATCGCCGACATCGACGAAATCGTCGTCAGCCTCGGTGGCGGCTACGCGGCCGAACGAGACAGCGAGGGCGCAGTCGAATCCCTGAAGCGGAAGAAGGACACCCTCGACGAGCGCATCGAGGAACTCGAAGCGGAAATCGAGGAGGTCGAATCCGAATCCGAGGACCTCGAAGAGCGAGCCCAGCAGATGCAGCAACAGCAGATGCAGCAGATGCAGCAGCAGATGTCCCAGCAGGACGACGAGTAA
- the ftsY gene encoding signal recognition particle-docking protein FtsY — MFDGLKDKLGRFKDDVEEEAEDGEADAAEEAAAEADPDTETAETPDVVGNSDAESDSAEADDDGPGLAKKAALAATGKTIITEEELEEPLEQLELELLQGDVEMSVASEITDRIREQLVGETRKQVESGEQVVERAIADALREVIGVGQFDFEGRIAETEKPVVIVFTGVNGVGKTTTIAKLSEWLEERGLSSVMANGDTYRAGANEQIREHAENLDRKLISHEQGGDPAAVIYDAVEYAEAHDIDVVLGDTAGRLHTSNDLMAQLEKIDRVVDPDMTLFVDEAVAGQDATNRAREFNDAAEIDGAVLTKADADSQGGAAISIAHVTGKPILFLGTGQGYGDLERFDPDVIVDRLLREE; from the coding sequence ATGTTCGACGGACTGAAGGACAAACTCGGCCGCTTCAAAGACGACGTCGAAGAGGAGGCCGAGGACGGAGAGGCCGACGCCGCCGAAGAAGCGGCTGCTGAGGCCGACCCGGACACCGAGACAGCCGAGACGCCGGACGTCGTGGGTAATTCCGACGCCGAGAGCGACTCGGCGGAAGCCGACGACGACGGCCCTGGACTGGCGAAGAAGGCGGCGCTGGCGGCGACCGGCAAGACCATCATCACCGAGGAGGAGCTCGAAGAACCCCTCGAACAACTGGAACTGGAACTCCTACAGGGCGACGTCGAGATGAGCGTCGCCAGCGAAATCACCGACCGCATCCGCGAGCAGTTGGTCGGAGAGACTCGCAAACAGGTCGAATCCGGCGAGCAGGTCGTCGAGCGAGCCATCGCCGACGCACTGCGCGAGGTCATCGGCGTCGGCCAGTTCGACTTCGAGGGTCGCATCGCCGAGACGGAGAAACCGGTCGTCATCGTCTTCACCGGCGTCAACGGCGTCGGCAAGACGACCACCATCGCCAAACTCTCCGAATGGCTCGAAGAGCGCGGCCTCTCGTCGGTGATGGCCAACGGCGACACCTACCGCGCCGGGGCCAACGAGCAGATTCGCGAGCACGCCGAGAACCTCGACCGAAAGCTCATTTCCCACGAACAGGGCGGGGACCCGGCGGCGGTCATCTACGACGCCGTCGAGTACGCCGAAGCCCACGACATCGACGTGGTGTTGGGCGATACCGCCGGTCGGCTGCACACCTCCAACGACCTGATGGCGCAACTGGAGAAAATCGACCGCGTCGTCGACCCCGACATGACGCTGTTCGTCGACGAAGCGGTCGCCGGGCAGGACGCGACAAACCGCGCCCGGGAGTTCAACGACGCCGCAGAAATCGACGGTGCGGTGCTCACGAAAGCCGACGCGGACTCACAGGGCGGTGCCGCGATCTCCATCGCGCACGTCACCGGGAAGCCGATTCTCTTCCTCGGGACCGGCCAGGGATACGGGGACCTCGAACGGTTCGACCCGGACGTCATCGTCGACCGACTGCTCCGCGAAGAGTAG
- a CDS encoding crotonase/enoyl-CoA hydratase family protein, with product MAVHYELEGPVAVVTVDRPGRRNAIDNETAEALGDAWERFDGDDDALVGVLTGSEGTFSAGADLKAMDLEDRPEGWLGFTRTRVSKPTIAAIEGHCVAGGLEMALWCDLRIASSSAVFGCFERRFGVPLVDGGTQRLPHVIGLGRALDMIITGREVDPETAMEWGLVNRLVEEGTALDAAVELGETVAGFPQETLRTDREAVYDGLGSTLEQGLAAEGWHGSRALDVAEAGADRFAGGAGRSGEGVPDEE from the coding sequence ATGGCAGTCCATTACGAACTCGAGGGACCGGTCGCCGTCGTCACGGTCGACCGACCCGGGCGGCGTAACGCCATCGACAACGAAACCGCTGAAGCCCTCGGCGACGCGTGGGAGCGCTTCGATGGGGACGACGACGCCCTCGTCGGCGTGTTGACCGGCAGCGAAGGGACGTTCTCCGCGGGGGCGGACCTCAAGGCGATGGATTTGGAGGACCGACCGGAGGGCTGGCTCGGGTTCACGCGGACGCGCGTCTCGAAGCCGACCATCGCGGCCATCGAGGGCCACTGCGTCGCCGGCGGACTGGAGATGGCGCTGTGGTGTGACCTCCGTATTGCGAGTTCATCCGCCGTTTTCGGATGTTTCGAGCGTCGCTTCGGCGTCCCGTTAGTCGACGGCGGTACACAACGGCTCCCGCACGTCATCGGATTGGGGCGGGCTCTGGACATGATAATCACCGGTCGGGAGGTCGACCCCGAGACCGCTATGGAGTGGGGACTGGTCAATCGACTCGTCGAGGAGGGGACAGCGCTCGATGCCGCCGTCGAGTTGGGCGAGACCGTCGCCGGATTTCCACAAGAGACGCTCCGAACCGACCGGGAGGCGGTTTACGACGGCCTCGGGTCGACGCTGGAACAGGGGTTGGCGGCCGAAGGCTGGCACGGGTCGCGTGCGCTCGACGTGGCCGAGGCCGGAGCCGACCGATTTGCCGGCGGAGCGGGCCGCAGCGGCGAAGGCGTCCCTGACGAGGAGTGA
- a CDS encoding MBL fold metallo-hydrolase: MSTVRPLAVVFLVCAVVLAGCSGAPVSVEDDSTPTPESGTVSTNGTVAVHNINVGQSVSTLVVGPTGETILIDTGHYNDDGEYVIDYLQRQDIDRIDYLVTSHNDADHIGGNAAVIEHFETEADGVGAVYDPGIAASTATYGEYLDAIERHDVTLYETRAGDSIPFDGVETEVLGPPEPYVDGEDRNENSIVLRLSYGSTSFLYTGDAEGDAERRLVEEYGSGLDSTVYKAGHHGSSSSSSETLLDAVDPKAAVVSSAYDSQYGHPHDEVLEAFSERSIPTYWTATHGNVVFVTNGEGVSVRTQAEAPTDPLSIRDAAPVAPGTTTPVEERARIGAAPSATSTPTETARADGGTETEGELVVETIHADADGDDRENLNDEYVTFRNVGDGPLDLGGWTLRDEADKTYTFPQLTLSAGETVTVYTGSGTDTDTELYWGADGPVWNNAGDTVIVTNAAGERVLTESYS; this comes from the coding sequence GTGTCAACCGTTCGTCCGCTCGCAGTCGTTTTCCTCGTCTGTGCGGTCGTCCTCGCCGGGTGTTCGGGTGCGCCCGTCTCCGTCGAGGATGATTCGACACCGACGCCGGAGTCCGGTACCGTCTCGACCAACGGAACCGTCGCCGTCCACAACATCAACGTCGGCCAGTCGGTGAGTACGCTCGTCGTCGGACCGACCGGCGAGACGATACTCATCGACACCGGCCACTACAACGACGACGGTGAGTACGTCATCGACTACCTCCAGCGACAGGATATCGATCGCATCGACTATCTCGTTACGTCGCACAACGACGCCGACCACATCGGTGGCAACGCGGCCGTCATCGAGCACTTCGAGACCGAAGCCGACGGCGTCGGCGCGGTGTACGACCCCGGCATCGCCGCGAGTACCGCCACCTACGGGGAGTATCTCGACGCCATCGAGCGTCACGACGTGACGCTGTACGAGACGCGGGCCGGCGATTCGATTCCGTTCGACGGCGTCGAAACCGAGGTGCTCGGCCCGCCCGAACCTTACGTCGACGGCGAGGACCGAAACGAGAACAGCATCGTTCTCCGACTCTCCTACGGTTCGACGAGTTTCCTCTACACCGGTGACGCCGAAGGGGACGCCGAGCGACGACTCGTCGAGGAGTACGGTTCGGGGCTGGACTCGACGGTGTACAAAGCCGGCCACCACGGGAGCAGCAGTTCCAGCAGCGAGACGCTTCTCGACGCTGTCGACCCGAAGGCCGCTGTCGTTTCGAGCGCGTACGACTCCCAGTACGGGCATCCACACGACGAGGTGCTTGAGGCGTTCTCCGAGCGGTCGATTCCGACCTACTGGACGGCGACTCACGGCAACGTCGTCTTCGTCACCAACGGCGAGGGCGTCTCCGTTCGAACACAGGCCGAGGCCCCGACGGACCCGCTGTCGATTCGAGACGCGGCGCCGGTCGCTCCCGGAACCACGACGCCGGTCGAAGAGCGCGCTCGAATCGGTGCTGCGCCGTCGGCAACGTCGACGCCGACCGAGACGGCGCGGGCCGACGGCGGCACCGAAACCGAGGGTGAACTGGTCGTCGAGACGATTCACGCCGACGCCGACGGCGACGACCGTGAGAACCTCAACGACGAGTACGTAACCTTCCGCAACGTCGGGGACGGCCCGCTCGATTTGGGCGGCTGGACGCTTCGAGACGAGGCCGACAAAACGTACACGTTCCCCCAACTGACGCTTTCGGCCGGCGAGACCGTCACCGTCTACACCGGAAGCGGCACCGACACCGACACCGAACTGTACTGGGGGGCCGACGGCCCGGTCTGGAACAACGCTGGCGACACCGTAATCGTGACGAACGCGGCGGGCGAACGTGTCCTCACGGAGTCCTATTCATGA
- a CDS encoding DUF3006 domain-containing protein — protein MISDGRYVAVVDRIEDGVAAVIPEVDGVGEELLVDPEALPERARHADAVLDVVVADGELSEATYDAEETERRKETAQSRFDKLSKRPPKDEEDDEE, from the coding sequence ATGATTTCAGACGGGCGCTACGTCGCGGTGGTCGACCGCATCGAAGACGGGGTCGCCGCGGTGATACCCGAGGTCGACGGCGTCGGTGAGGAACTCCTCGTCGACCCCGAGGCGTTACCGGAGCGGGCCCGCCATGCCGACGCAGTCCTCGATGTCGTGGTCGCCGACGGTGAACTCAGCGAAGCGACGTACGACGCCGAGGAAACGGAACGGCGAAAGGAGACGGCACAGAGCCGATTCGACAAACTCTCGAAACGACCACCGAAAGACGAGGAAGACGACGAGGAGTAA
- a CDS encoding CNNM domain-containing protein gives MTPLEISFRLVAGVLLILANGFFVAIEFALTRARQFTRGEFIGETAALERAWEMTQNLEIYLTTCQVGITASSIAVGIVAEPALAALFEPYFANTALASVGAGAIIAFGIINLVHLTHGEQTPTYLGVERSRFVCRYGATPLYWFNALISPIITLGDWVAKATLKLFGIEMTGAWLETEEDVLESRADLRNRIDSLLDEGNLNDERREEVLNALAVDELPISDIMVDPTDVIALSTTDTIETNLERIRETPHTRFPLVGEEPTDFRGIVYAPSILNNIERLQAGEVTFEDIAAPPMTLAADTSISDAFDQFQAEGQELALVLRDGEVVGLMTATDALEAVMGELEDPLDEAHG, from the coding sequence ATGACTCCACTGGAGATATCGTTCCGATTAGTCGCTGGCGTGTTGCTCATCCTCGCCAACGGCTTCTTCGTCGCCATCGAGTTCGCGCTGACACGAGCACGGCAGTTCACCAGAGGAGAATTCATCGGCGAAACGGCCGCACTCGAGCGTGCCTGGGAGATGACACAGAACCTGGAGATATATCTGACCACCTGTCAGGTCGGCATTACCGCCTCCAGTATCGCGGTGGGTATCGTCGCCGAGCCGGCGCTGGCGGCGCTGTTCGAACCGTACTTCGCGAACACGGCGCTGGCCTCCGTCGGCGCTGGCGCCATCATCGCCTTCGGTATCATCAATCTCGTCCATCTCACCCACGGCGAACAGACGCCGACGTATCTCGGCGTCGAGCGCTCGCGGTTCGTGTGTCGATACGGCGCGACGCCGCTGTACTGGTTCAACGCACTGATTTCGCCGATAATCACCCTCGGAGACTGGGTGGCGAAGGCGACGCTGAAACTGTTCGGCATCGAGATGACCGGCGCGTGGCTGGAGACCGAAGAGGACGTCCTCGAGAGCCGTGCGGACCTCCGAAACCGCATCGATAGCCTGCTGGACGAGGGCAACCTCAACGACGAGCGCCGCGAGGAGGTCCTCAACGCTCTGGCGGTGGACGAACTCCCAATCAGCGACATCATGGTCGACCCGACGGACGTCATCGCCCTATCGACGACGGACACCATCGAGACGAACCTCGAGCGCATCCGGGAGACGCCACACACCCGATTCCCGCTCGTCGGCGAGGAGCCCACCGACTTCCGCGGCATCGTCTACGCGCCGTCGATTCTGAACAACATCGAGCGCCTGCAGGCCGGGGAAGTTACCTTCGAGGACATCGCCGCGCCGCCGATGACCCTCGCTGCCGACACGAGCATCAGCGACGCCTTCGACCAGTTTCAGGCCGAAGGCCAGGAACTCGCCTTGGTGTTACGGGACGGCGAAGTCGTCGGTCTGATGACCGCCACCGACGCCCTCGAAGCCGTCATGGGCGAGTTGGAGGACCCACTAGACGAAGCCCACGGGTAG
- a CDS encoding single-stranded-DNA-specific exonuclease RecJ encodes MAADAPVPELATTAAACAERLLDADRVLLASHIDADGLTSAGVASTALERASLPFETVFEKQLDAESIAGIAEHGYDTVLFTDFGSGQLDIIAEHEAAGDFTPVIADHHQPADAETEYHLNPLLEGIDGASEMSGAGAAYVLARALAAESDAHDNRDLAALAVVGAVGDMQAKSGALHGANAAIVADGVEAGVLEETKDLAVYGKQTRPLPKLLEYASDVRIPGITNDERGAVSFLSDLDVACREDGNWKRWVDLTDDERQSVASALVQHAVKRGVPAFKIDRLVGTTYILREEAVGTELRDASEFSTLLNATARYERADVGLAVCLGDRGEALERARELLRNHRRNLSEGIEWVEQRGVEQEDNLQWFDAGDEIRETIVGIIAGMSMGADGVSRNRPIIAFARKNDEETKVSGRGTGSLVSEGLDLSVVMKEASQKAGGDGGGHDVAAGATIPAGTEETFIEHADRIVGEQLE; translated from the coding sequence ATGGCTGCCGACGCACCCGTCCCGGAGTTAGCGACCACCGCCGCGGCGTGTGCCGAACGCCTGCTCGACGCCGACCGCGTGCTGTTGGCCTCCCACATCGACGCCGACGGACTGACCAGCGCCGGCGTCGCGTCGACGGCGCTGGAACGCGCGTCGCTTCCCTTCGAGACGGTGTTCGAAAAGCAACTCGACGCCGAGTCGATAGCCGGCATCGCCGAACACGGGTACGACACCGTGTTGTTCACCGACTTCGGCAGCGGCCAACTCGACATCATCGCCGAACACGAGGCCGCGGGCGATTTTACGCCGGTCATCGCCGACCACCACCAGCCCGCAGACGCCGAGACGGAGTACCACCTCAACCCGCTGTTGGAGGGTATCGACGGCGCCTCGGAGATGTCCGGGGCCGGCGCGGCGTACGTCCTCGCGCGCGCACTCGCAGCCGAGAGCGACGCACACGACAACCGTGACCTCGCGGCACTGGCGGTCGTCGGTGCCGTCGGGGACATGCAAGCCAAAAGCGGTGCACTCCATGGTGCCAACGCCGCCATCGTCGCCGACGGCGTCGAGGCGGGGGTGCTGGAAGAGACGAAGGACCTCGCCGTCTACGGGAAACAGACCCGGCCACTACCGAAACTGCTCGAATACGCCTCCGACGTACGGATTCCGGGCATCACGAACGACGAACGCGGCGCCGTCTCGTTTCTCTCCGATTTGGACGTGGCGTGCCGCGAGGACGGAAACTGGAAGCGGTGGGTCGACCTCACCGACGACGAACGCCAGTCGGTCGCCAGCGCACTCGTCCAACACGCCGTCAAGCGTGGCGTTCCCGCCTTCAAAATCGACCGCCTCGTCGGAACGACCTACATCCTTCGTGAGGAGGCGGTCGGAACGGAACTCCGAGACGCGAGCGAGTTCTCGACGCTGCTCAACGCCACCGCACGGTACGAACGCGCCGACGTAGGGTTAGCCGTGTGTCTCGGCGACCGAGGTGAGGCCCTCGAACGCGCCCGAGAACTCCTGCGAAACCACCGCCGGAACCTCTCGGAGGGCATCGAGTGGGTCGAACAGCGGGGTGTCGAGCAGGAAGACAACCTGCAGTGGTTCGATGCCGGCGACGAGATTCGAGAGACCATCGTCGGCATCATCGCCGGGATGTCGATGGGCGCCGACGGCGTCTCGCGGAACCGACCCATCATCGCCTTCGCTCGCAAGAACGACGAGGAGACGAAAGTGTCGGGCCGCGGAACCGGGTCGCTCGTGAGCGAGGGACTGGACCTCTCGGTCGTGATGAAAGAGGCGAGTCAGAAAGCGGGCGGCGACGGCGGAGGTCACGACGTGGCCGCCGGGGCGACGATTCCGGCCGGCACCGAGGAAACCTTCATCGAGCACGCCGACCGCATCGTCGGCGAGCAGTTGGAGTGA
- a CDS encoding uroporphyrinogen-III synthase, protein MSETVAFFRPDDERAAEAAEIVRSLGGEPLSDPMLTVEPTGETPRDDAAFTVLTSKTGVELTADAGWEPAGEIVAIGSATAKALEQAGYGVDRIPGEYSSSGLVEELRTDAPGARIEVARSDHGSPVLTDGLEAAGAYVHETVLYRLRRPPEAGKSAVAAAEGRLDGACFTSSLTVEHFLEAAAERGVRADAIEGLNDAVVGAIGEPTRETAENAGITVDVVPTVAEFEALAEAVLTRVGPEV, encoded by the coding sequence ATGTCTGAGACGGTCGCGTTCTTCCGACCTGACGACGAGCGAGCGGCCGAAGCGGCCGAAATCGTCCGCTCGCTCGGCGGTGAGCCGCTTTCGGACCCGATGTTGACCGTCGAACCGACCGGCGAGACGCCGCGGGACGATGCGGCGTTTACCGTGCTGACGAGCAAGACCGGCGTCGAACTGACCGCCGACGCCGGGTGGGAGCCGGCCGGCGAAATCGTCGCCATCGGCTCTGCGACCGCCAAGGCGCTGGAGCAGGCCGGATACGGTGTCGACCGCATCCCCGGGGAGTACTCCTCGTCGGGACTCGTCGAGGAACTCCGAACCGACGCCCCCGGCGCCCGAATCGAGGTCGCCCGCTCGGACCACGGGTCGCCGGTGCTCACCGACGGCCTCGAAGCCGCGGGCGCGTACGTCCACGAGACGGTGTTGTACCGTCTCCGTCGGCCACCGGAAGCCGGTAAATCGGCGGTCGCTGCAGCGGAGGGCCGACTCGACGGCGCCTGTTTCACCTCCTCGCTCACGGTAGAGCACTTCCTCGAGGCCGCCGCCGAACGGGGCGTCCGAGCCGACGCCATCGAAGGGTTGAACGACGCCGTCGTCGGCGCCATCGGCGAACCGACCCGCGAAACGGCCGAGAACGCGGGTATCACCGTCGATGTGGTCCCGACCGTCGCAGAATTCGAGGCGCTGGCAGAGGCGGTCCTCACACGGGTCGGTCCGGAGGTTTAA
- the cobA gene encoding uroporphyrinogen-III C-methyltransferase: protein MTGKVYLVGSGPGDPELLTVKARRLIDEADVVLHDKLPGPEILSSIPAEKREDVGKRAGGEWTPQEYTNKRLVELAEEGKTVVRLKGGDPFVFGRGGEEAEHLAENEIPFEYVPGVTSAIAGAGVAGIPVTHREHTSSVSFVTGHEDPTKDESAIDWTALAETGGTLVVLMGVGKLPLYTDELLAAGMDPETPVALVERATWPDQRVAVGTLETIVDVRDDADIEPPAITVIGGVAATRERVLAFLENEPDSRENTQ, encoded by the coding sequence GTGACCGGGAAAGTGTACCTCGTCGGCAGCGGCCCCGGCGACCCCGAACTCCTGACGGTGAAAGCCCGACGGCTCATCGACGAGGCCGACGTGGTGCTTCACGACAAACTCCCCGGCCCCGAGATACTGTCGTCGATTCCGGCGGAGAAGCGCGAGGACGTGGGAAAACGCGCCGGCGGCGAGTGGACGCCACAGGAGTACACGAACAAGCGGTTGGTCGAACTCGCCGAGGAGGGAAAGACCGTCGTCCGACTCAAGGGCGGCGACCCCTTCGTCTTCGGCCGCGGCGGCGAGGAAGCCGAACATCTGGCCGAAAACGAGATTCCCTTCGAGTACGTTCCCGGCGTGACGAGCGCCATCGCCGGGGCCGGCGTCGCCGGCATCCCCGTGACCCACCGCGAACACACGTCATCGGTGTCGTTCGTCACCGGCCACGAGGACCCCACGAAAGACGAGTCCGCAATCGACTGGACCGCGCTGGCAGAGACCGGCGGCACGCTCGTCGTTCTGATGGGCGTCGGGAAACTCCCGCTGTACACCGACGAACTGCTGGCGGCCGGTATGGACCCGGAAACGCCGGTCGCACTGGTCGAGCGGGCGACCTGGCCCGACCAGCGAGTCGCCGTCGGCACGCTGGAAACGATTGTCGACGTTCGCGACGACGCCGATATCGAACCGCCGGCGATTACCGTCATCGGCGGCGTCGCGGCGACGAGAGAGCGTGTACTGGCGTTTCTGGAGAACGAACCCGACTCGAGAGAGAACACTCAATAA